From the genome of Alphaproteobacteria bacterium CG11_big_fil_rev_8_21_14_0_20_39_49:
TAGATCTACGGATAAGCCAATAAAGTTAGTCTCCGAACTAAATTGCTTGATGGACTCTATATCTAACTCAACACGTCTTATTTCGGGAAGTTTTGCCATTATTATTTCTTAATTATCTATACCTATTGCCACAACGCATTAAACGGCAGCAGATAAATATCTTTATCGTAAGCGATAACGCGAGGGGTATTGCAAAGCACGATGCCGCACAGGAAGTCTTTGCCCGTGGCCTGCTGTAATTCTTTAATGCCAGCCAAATCCTTGTCCGTAATATTTTCTGCATTTTTAACTTCAATCGCTACCAGCTTGTGCTGACGCTCCAGCACGAAATCAATCTCGCGGCCATCATTGGTGCGGTAGAAGCTGATATCAACGTTATCGCCGCTGGTATGGTTAGCCTTGGTTAACTCCGATAACACAAAATTTTCCAGCACATGCCCAAACCGCCCAGGCTGGCTTTTTGCCAAATCTTCCGGCGTTGATTGCAGCAAATGGCACAGCAACATGGTGTCGTGGAAATAGATTTTCTCTGATTTAACCAAGNNNNNNNNNNNNNNNNNNNNNNNNNNNNNNNNNNNNNNNNNTCATTAATCAGATTGCCAGCGCGTGCCGCCAGCGATTGCAGCAACACTGGCATATATTCCGCTTTTTCAAGGTTATAAATATGGCGCGGGTCTTCCAGTGTAATTTTCTGGATATAGTTTTTGAACCAGCTGCCAGCCATTTTATCAGACATTTGCGTGAGTTCAGGAAAAGTGGCCTGACGCATCATTGCGGTGAGCGATGCGGTTTCAGCTTTAATTCCGCTAAAATCTTTTGCAAAGCATCGCTCCAGAAAATGTGATGGTTTGCCGATAACTTCCGCAACACTCAGCGGCAATAAGGTCAAGGTTGCCATGCGCCCAACCATCGCATCGGCAAGTTCGGGAATTGCCATCAGATACGCCGAGCCGGTCAGCAGATAGTGACCATTTGCGGAAGCCTCACCGCGCAATGCATCCTGACGCTGCTCATCTACCAGCTTTTTTAAGGGGCGGAATAATTCAGGCACCATCTGCACTTCGTCAATAATCAGCGGCGTGCCGGATTCCTGCACATAGNNNNNNNNNNNNNNNNNNNNGCGACCCGTTGATATACACCACAGGAAAAGACTCTAAAGCCTCTAAGATTAAGGGCTTTAATTGGCGTTTTATGGCTTTCATTGCATCCTCGCTGGTTTCACTAGAACCATTGTAGCTTTTCTAAATCGAAAAGCAACTTTATATTTGAGAGAAAGGTAGGGGTGTGTGGTTGCCGGTTTGAATCCCAAAGACTGGATTCAAACTGAGATTGCCCCCAGCCGAACCACGAACGATGTCCAGCCAGCGTGATGTGGGCGCGGCTTACCATCGTTCTTGTGCCTCAAGCCGCCAGTCCGAAATTGCGGCGGATCACTTGGACATGTGTAGCCAGATCGAGCACCTCTTCGTGGCATTCCTTTCGCATTTGGTATAGGATGGGGAGCCATTTTCTTAAAAATTCCTATCTCTCATCAAATTTTAAAAAGCCTCTAAAGCCCAGCAACAGTGGGGTTTTGCGCTATTATGGGTATTACATTTTTTTGTATAAAAAACGCTGTTTTTACCTGATTTTCTCTCTCCACCCCCTTTTTCTCTCCAGACCTATTACATTTTCGCTCGGCTATTACATTTTTTATTAGCCTTTTAATACAGCATGTTACAGAGGTTTTACCTGTCATGTGCCGGCGCCTCATTTCTAGCTGATTTTTGGGGTTCGCTTAAGATTTGGAAATGAAAATAGCTATAGATTATAAGCTTTTTCATCCATTTTATAAAATAACTGCTATATTGAAGGGCATGACTAATATAGTTGAAGGAATACTCAATGAGAATTTACCACAGGTTATTAAATTTACTGATGTAACCCCAACTATTGATAAGGAATTCTATAAGTAATTGATAAACAAGGGAGTGCTGGCTAAACTGTTAATATTATTGC
Proteins encoded in this window:
- a CDS encoding ATPase; protein product: LVKSEKIYFHDTMLLCHLLQSTPEDLAKSQPGRFGHVLENFVLSELTKANHTSGDNVDISFYRTNDGREIDFVLERQHKLVAIEVKNAENITDKDLAGIKELQQATGKDFLCGIVLCNTPRVIAYDKDIYLLPFNALWQ